The nucleotide window CAGATCGCGCGCAGCGTGGTCTCGTCGGTGTTGTTGCTGACCGTGAAGCCCTCCGCGTCGGTGTGTTCGCGGTTCAGCCCACGGGCGATCAGCACCCATTCCGGGTTGCGCGCGGCCACGCCGCGCTGGTTGCGCTCGTACATCTCCGAGTCATCGGCGAGCAGGAAGCCGGCCGGGCCGACCGAGCCGATGGTCTGCTGCAGCACGCGGCGATTGAGGTCGGCCGCGTCCTTGAACTGCATGCAGGTGACGTGCTGCACGGTCTGGTCCACGGCCAGCGGTTGGATCTGGAACAGCTGGATCTCCGCGATGAACAGGCTCGGGAAGATCATCACGTGCGGGGAGCCGTCGATCATGATCTCCTCGGCGGCCTTGCCGTAGGAGTCGCGCATCGCCTGCACGTAGTTCGGCACCTTCTCCGCGGTGGTGCCGAACCAACCCATGGGTTCGGCGATGCGGCGGAACTCCGGGCGCAGGTCGTTCTCCGTGTGCCCGTTGCCGAGGTCCCGGCACAGCGCGGTGGAGTTCTCGCTGTACAGCGCGCCGATGCCGCTGGTGGCCACGGAGAAGATGGAGGAGTGCACGAACTGCGGGTGGTAGCCGTCGGTCTCGTTCTCCAGCAGCATCTTCCAGTTGGCCTTGACCCGGTGCTTGAGCCAGCCCGCGGTCAGCTGCACCTCACCGGCCGGCGAGATACGCGCCAGCCGGTCGAGGCACTCGGTGGCGGCACCCAGATGTTCTCTCAGTGACGGGCCATCAGGAGCGAACGAGCCGAACACGAAACCTTGATAGGACTCCACCCGCGGCACCCGGCCGAGGGTGATGTTGCTCTTGTCCAACACCCCGTCGTAGCCTTGCTTGTACGGGAAACCGAGCAGGTCGCCGTTGTTCGCATAGGTCCAGCCGTGGTACTGACAGCGGAAGGCCAGCGTGTTGCCCTTCGGCGCCTCGCAGACCAGGTTGCCGCGATGGGCGCAGCGGTTCTGCAGCAGGTGGATGCTGCCGTCCTTGGCCCGGGTCATGATCACCGACTGCGGGCCGATGCTCTTCACCACGTAGTCGTTGGGCTCCGGGACCTCGCTTTCGTGTCCGACGAAAACCCAGGTGGAGTAGAAGATCCGCTCCATCTCATCGGCGAAGATGGCCGGGTCGGTGTAGATCGACCCGTGCACCCGATCCGGGCGGACGAGCTCTGCGTATCTCGATGTCTCTGTGCGAGATCCGACGGGGGTCATGCTGCACTCAATTCCTTGCCGACGATCGACACGAAGGACACGCACGCCCCGGGGCGTCCGCCGAGGTTGTGGGTCAGACCCAGGGTGGGGTTGTCCAGCTGCCGCTCGCCCGCCTCACCGCGGAGTTGCAGCCAGCACTCGAACAACATGCGCAGCCCGGAGGCACCCACCGGGTGCCCGAAGGACTTCAGCCCGCCGTCGGGGTTGACCGGCAGCCGGCCGTCGAGGTCGAAAGCCCCGTCCAGCACATGCTTCCAGGCCTCCCCGCGCGGGGAGAACCCGAGGTCCTCCATCAACACGATCTCGGTGGGGGTGAAGCAGTCGTGCACCTCGGCCAGGCTGAGCTGGGAGGCCGCGTCGGTGATGCCGGCCTGCGCGTAGGCATCCGCGGCGCTGGCCACCACCTCGGGGAAGGTGGTGTAGTCATACCCGGGGTCGACCGGGCCGGAGCCGGGGCCGGCGATCAGCGACAGGCCCTTCACGAACATCGGGCGGTCGGTGTAGCGGTGGGCGTCCTCGGCGCGCACGATGACCGCCGCGGCGGCGCCGTCGGAGACCCCGGAGCAGTCGAAGACACCCAGCCGCCCGGCGATCAGCGGGGAGCCCGCGATCTTCTCCTTGGGTACCGCCTTGCGGAACTGCGCGCGGGGGTTGCGCGCCCCGTTGACGTGGTTCTTCCACGCGACGTGGGTCATTGCCTCGCGCATCGCGGCCGGGTCGACGCCGTACTTGGCGCAGTAGGCCGGGTCCAACAGGGAGAACGCCGCGGGCGCGGTGGAGGTGAGTTCGGCCGAGGTGCCGTCCGAGGCCATGGCCGGGCGGACCAGCCCGGAGTAGCCGCTGTCCTTCAGCTTCTCCACCCCGACCGCCATCGCGGTGTCGTAGGCACCGCAGGCCACCGCGTAACAGGCGTTGCGGAAGGCCTCGGACCCGGTGGCGCAGAAGTTCTCCACCCGGGAGACCGGCTTGTTGTCGATGGCCAGCGGACGGGACAGGGTGAGCCCGGACAGCCCCGAGGTCATGGTGCCCAGCCAGTAGGCGTCGATCTCCTCCGGCGTCAGCGCATCCCCGGACAGGCACTCGGTGACCGCGTCCACCAACAGGTCGTCGACCGAGCGGTCCCAGTGCTCACCGAAGGTGGTGCAGCCCATCGCCACCACGGCAACGCGGTCCCGGATCCCTCTACTGGCCATCGGATTCCTCCATCAGGCGGGCCTTCCAGAAGTAGTTGTGC belongs to Sporichthyaceae bacterium and includes:
- a CDS encoding aromatic ring-hydroxylating dioxygenase subunit alpha → MHGSIYTDPAIFADEMERIFYSTWVFVGHESEVPEPNDYVVKSIGPQSVIMTRAKDGSIHLLQNRCAHRGNLVCEAPKGNTLAFRCQYHGWTYANNGDLLGFPYKQGYDGVLDKSNITLGRVPRVESYQGFVFGSFAPDGPSLREHLGAATECLDRLARISPAGEVQLTAGWLKHRVKANWKMLLENETDGYHPQFVHSSIFSVATSGIGALYSENSTALCRDLGNGHTENDLRPEFRRIAEPMGWFGTTAEKVPNYVQAMRDSYGKAAEEIMIDGSPHVMIFPSLFIAEIQLFQIQPLAVDQTVQHVTCMQFKDAADLNRRVLQQTIGSVGPAGFLLADDSEMYERNQRGVAARNPEWVLIARGLNREHTDAEGFTVSNNTDETTLRAIWRHYMTLMDH
- a CDS encoding acetyl-CoA acetyltransferase, whose translation is MASRGIRDRVAVVAMGCTTFGEHWDRSVDDLLVDAVTECLSGDALTPEEIDAYWLGTMTSGLSGLTLSRPLAIDNKPVSRVENFCATGSEAFRNACYAVACGAYDTAMAVGVEKLKDSGYSGLVRPAMASDGTSAELTSTAPAAFSLLDPAYCAKYGVDPAAMREAMTHVAWKNHVNGARNPRAQFRKAVPKEKIAGSPLIAGRLGVFDCSGVSDGAAAAVIVRAEDAHRYTDRPMFVKGLSLIAGPGSGPVDPGYDYTTFPEVVASAADAYAQAGITDAASQLSLAEVHDCFTPTEIVLMEDLGFSPRGEAWKHVLDGAFDLDGRLPVNPDGGLKSFGHPVGASGLRMLFECWLQLRGEAGERQLDNPTLGLTHNLGGRPGACVSFVSIVGKELSAA